A part of Paraburkholderia largidicola genomic DNA contains:
- the pcaG gene encoding protocatechuate 3,4-dioxygenase subunit alpha, whose protein sequence is MTTFKQTPSQTVGPYFAYGLCPEQYNFDLKSLFTNVLADREAAGEHITLVGQVFDGDGAVIGDAMIEVQQVDSEGRYPQSREEVAKTGFRGFARFGTGTDPQKRFIIETVKPGRASPDEAPHLNVIVTMRGMLLHTFTRVYFDDETAANDKDPVLTSVPAERRATLVAKRETQGGKAVYRFDIHMQGPKETVFFDL, encoded by the coding sequence ATGACGACGTTTAAGCAGACCCCTTCGCAAACGGTCGGACCGTACTTCGCCTACGGCCTGTGCCCCGAGCAATACAATTTCGATCTGAAGAGCCTCTTTACGAACGTCCTCGCGGATCGTGAGGCAGCGGGCGAGCACATCACGCTGGTCGGCCAGGTATTCGACGGCGACGGCGCGGTGATCGGCGACGCGATGATCGAAGTGCAGCAGGTGGACAGCGAAGGCCGCTATCCGCAGTCACGCGAAGAAGTGGCGAAGACGGGCTTTCGCGGCTTTGCGCGCTTCGGCACGGGCACGGACCCGCAGAAGCGCTTCATCATCGAAACGGTGAAGCCGGGCCGCGCATCGCCCGACGAAGCGCCGCATCTGAACGTGATCGTGACGATGCGCGGCATGCTGCTGCACACGTTCACGCGCGTCTACTTCGACGACGAAACCGCCGCAAACGACAAAGACCCCGTGCTTACGAGCGTGCCCGCCGAGCGCCGCGCGACGCTGGTCGCGAAGCGCGAAACGCAGGGCGGCAAGGCTGTTTATCGCTTCGACATCCACATGCAGGGCCCGAAGGAAACGGTGTTCTTCGACCTGTGA
- the pcaQ gene encoding pca operon transcription factor PcaQ yields MQRSLADSRVKFRHLQCFLAVAQFGGVQKAAESLSITQPAVSKTVAELEEILGVRLFERGRHGAVPTREGQLFMPHASACVSALRQGVDLLARAEGEAAATLDIGVLPTVATSLVPPVMRLFGEQWPNAIVRLKTGSNTELLERLKAGAIEFAVGRLADPERMVGLTFEQLYSEPLIAVVCAGHPLASGGLSSATRLLEFPVVVPPYGTLIRQSAESLLRAWAVPPLSSFIEVLSVSVGRALALENDAVWFVPRSAIEYELAHGLLVTLPLPVAGTEEPVGLILRSDTQPTPVGRALIEAVRKVARERLARHVQARAEEGRARPSGKRRTKRDAGIDAKVDVGIDVKRDASHGATKRGAKSQGDKASGTTRRKMPL; encoded by the coding sequence ATGCAACGCAGCCTCGCGGATAGCCGCGTCAAGTTCCGGCATTTGCAGTGCTTTCTTGCCGTCGCGCAGTTCGGCGGCGTGCAGAAGGCGGCGGAGAGCCTGTCGATCACCCAGCCTGCCGTGTCGAAGACGGTGGCCGAGCTGGAAGAGATTCTCGGCGTGCGCCTGTTCGAGCGCGGCCGGCACGGCGCCGTGCCGACGCGCGAAGGCCAGCTTTTCATGCCGCACGCCAGCGCCTGCGTGAGCGCGCTGCGCCAGGGCGTCGATCTGCTCGCGCGCGCGGAAGGCGAAGCTGCCGCGACGCTCGATATCGGCGTGCTGCCGACTGTCGCCACCTCGCTCGTGCCGCCCGTGATGCGCCTGTTCGGCGAGCAGTGGCCCAATGCGATCGTGCGGCTCAAGACGGGTTCGAACACCGAACTGCTGGAGCGCCTGAAGGCGGGCGCGATCGAGTTCGCCGTTGGCCGGCTGGCCGATCCGGAGCGCATGGTGGGGCTGACCTTCGAGCAGCTGTACAGCGAGCCGCTCATTGCCGTGGTGTGCGCGGGGCACCCGCTGGCGTCGGGCGGGCTGTCGTCGGCTACGCGCTTGCTGGAGTTTCCCGTCGTCGTGCCGCCGTATGGGACGCTGATCCGGCAGTCGGCGGAAAGCCTGCTGCGCGCGTGGGCGGTGCCGCCGCTGTCGTCGTTCATCGAGGTGCTGTCGGTGTCGGTGGGGCGCGCGCTCGCGCTCGAAAACGACGCCGTATGGTTTGTGCCGCGCAGCGCAATCGAATACGAACTGGCGCACGGCTTGCTCGTGACGTTGCCGTTGCCCGTCGCGGGCACGGAGGAGCCCGTCGGCCTGATCCTGCGCTCGGACACGCAGCCGACGCCCGTCGGACGCGCGCTGATCGAGGCCGTGCGCAAGGTCGCGCGCGAGCGGCTCGCGCGCCATGTGCAGGCGCGCGCGGAAGAGGGACGAGCCAGGCCTTCGGGGAAGCGCCGCACAAAACGCGACGCCGGGATCGACGCCAAAGTCGACGTCGGTATTGACGTGAAGCGCGACGCGAGCCATGGTGCAACCAAGCGTGGCGCGAAGTCACAAGGGGACAAAGCCTCGGGAACGACCCGCCGGAAGATGCCTCTTTGA
- a CDS encoding penicillin-binding protein 1A, whose translation MRAVQRLRRPTWRGVALSVASIPALVLLYVLILVPFTPGIGDIRKAKIEQPAQIYSADGKLLAEFKPTNRVWMKLSDISPHVVDALISTEDHRFYEHHGIDFRRTAGAALHTFSGDRQGGSTITQQLARNLYPDDIGRAPTLTRKIKEALTAFKIEAVYTKSEILETYLNTVPFLYNAYGIEMAARTYFDKSAGNLTVLESATLIGMLKGNSYYNPVINPERALDRRNIVLGQMVKYGRLSQAQFNSLKAKPLRVDFERQTEPPGPAPHFAQQLKKWLIAWADANDYNIYSDGLVVRTTIDARLQTMATQALTFQGNQLQSIANAAWNARSACTGHKDVFDAFIRETPEYHSAKDSGMSDEDTLKHLSADRGFMKALCDSKTRVQAAFVAMDPRNGEIKAWVGSRDFTQDPFDHVSQARRQPGSTFKPFVYGAAFEQGAKPDDTFPDQAVEIPLAGGEVWRPSDEDAPSGRPITLRDGLAYSRNRITAQLMESVGPAKVARLARAMGVRDSQLDAVPSLALGTSPVTLKEMVSSYGTIANEGAYVAPMLVTRIEDRKGEVLAGFQPSRADRVMPIASAQTLLDVMRSVVNKGTGSAIRTRFGIRADVAGKTGTTQDNADGWFILMHPQLVAGAWIGFNDSRVTLRSDYWGQGAHSALPIVGDFFQRSLRSRLVDPRAKFAEEPPPGMFDTLRMKLRAWMQYLFSSPAKTETPAPRPKPRPAPATPAAPVVQNASPVVEASAPTDIEPPQIISPAASQPPILPSPGEASAAAAASATAFFSNEAQAPTFASTPAASAPASQP comes from the coding sequence ATGCGCGCGGTGCAACGTTTGCGCCGTCCGACATGGCGCGGCGTGGCGTTGTCGGTCGCCTCCATTCCCGCGCTCGTTCTGCTCTATGTGCTGATCCTGGTGCCGTTCACGCCGGGCATCGGCGACATACGCAAGGCGAAGATCGAGCAGCCCGCGCAGATCTATTCGGCGGACGGCAAGCTGCTCGCCGAATTCAAGCCGACCAACCGCGTGTGGATGAAGCTCTCCGACATCTCGCCGCATGTCGTCGATGCATTGATCTCCACGGAAGACCACCGTTTCTACGAGCACCACGGCATCGACTTTCGACGCACGGCGGGCGCGGCGCTGCATACGTTTTCGGGTGATCGTCAGGGCGGATCGACGATCACGCAGCAGCTCGCGCGCAATCTCTATCCCGACGACATCGGTCGCGCGCCGACGCTCACGCGCAAGATCAAGGAAGCGCTGACGGCCTTCAAGATCGAAGCCGTCTATACGAAGAGTGAGATTCTCGAAACGTACCTGAACACGGTGCCGTTTCTCTACAACGCGTACGGCATCGAAATGGCGGCGCGCACTTACTTCGACAAGTCCGCCGGCAATCTGACCGTGCTCGAAAGCGCGACGCTGATCGGCATGCTGAAGGGCAACAGCTATTACAACCCGGTGATCAATCCCGAACGCGCGCTGGACCGGCGCAATATCGTGCTCGGGCAGATGGTGAAATACGGGCGTTTGTCGCAGGCGCAATTCAATTCGCTCAAGGCAAAGCCGTTACGCGTCGACTTCGAGCGTCAGACGGAGCCGCCCGGTCCCGCGCCGCATTTCGCGCAGCAATTGAAGAAGTGGCTGATCGCGTGGGCCGACGCGAACGACTACAACATCTATTCCGATGGACTCGTCGTGCGCACGACCATCGACGCGCGCCTGCAAACCATGGCGACGCAGGCGTTGACGTTTCAGGGCAACCAGTTGCAGTCGATTGCGAATGCAGCGTGGAATGCGCGTAGCGCGTGCACCGGTCACAAGGATGTGTTCGATGCGTTTATTCGCGAGACGCCCGAATACCATAGTGCAAAAGATTCGGGCATGAGCGACGAAGATACGCTCAAGCATCTGTCGGCGGATCGCGGTTTCATGAAAGCGTTGTGCGACAGCAAGACGCGCGTGCAGGCCGCATTTGTCGCGATGGACCCACGCAATGGCGAAATCAAGGCGTGGGTCGGCAGCCGCGACTTTACGCAGGACCCGTTCGATCACGTGTCGCAGGCGCGGCGTCAACCGGGTTCGACGTTCAAGCCGTTCGTCTACGGCGCGGCGTTCGAGCAAGGCGCAAAGCCCGACGATACCTTCCCCGATCAGGCCGTCGAAATCCCGCTGGCAGGCGGCGAAGTCTGGCGCCCGAGCGACGAAGACGCGCCGAGCGGTCGCCCGATCACGCTGCGCGATGGCCTCGCGTATTCGCGCAACCGCATCACCGCGCAACTGATGGAATCGGTCGGTCCCGCCAAGGTGGCGCGGCTCGCGCGCGCGATGGGCGTGCGCGACAGCCAGCTCGACGCGGTGCCTTCTCTGGCGCTGGGCACGAGCCCCGTGACGCTGAAAGAGATGGTGTCGTCGTACGGCACGATTGCGAATGAAGGCGCGTATGTCGCGCCGATGCTCGTCACGCGGATCGAAGACCGCAAGGGCGAAGTGCTCGCCGGGTTCCAGCCGTCGCGCGCCGATCGCGTGATGCCCATTGCGAGCGCGCAGACCCTGCTCGACGTGATGCGCTCGGTCGTCAACAAGGGAACGGGTTCGGCGATTCGCACGCGGTTTGGCATACGCGCCGATGTCGCGGGCAAGACGGGCACGACGCAGGACAACGCGGACGGCTGGTTCATCCTGATGCATCCGCAACTCGTCGCGGGCGCGTGGATCGGCTTCAACGACAGCCGCGTGACGTTGCGCAGCGACTACTGGGGGCAGGGCGCGCATAGCGCGTTGCCGATCGTCGGCGATTTCTTCCAGCGTTCGCTGCGCTCGCGCCTTGTCGATCCGCGCGCGAAGTTCGCGGAAGAGCCGCCGCCCGGCATGTTCGACACGTTGCGCATGAAGCTGCGCGCATGGATGCAGTACCTGTTTTCGTCTCCGGCGAAAACCGAAACGCCCGCGCCGCGGCCGAAGCCGCGTCCGGCGCCCGCGACGCCTGCCGCGCCCGTGGTGCAGAATGCGTCGCCCGTTGTCGAGGCTTCCGCGCCGACGGATATCGAGCCGCCGCAAATCATCTCGCCCGCCGCATCGCAGCCGCCAATTTTGCCTTCGCCGGGCGAGGCGAGCGCAGCGGCTGCGGCGAGCGCGACCGCTTTCTTTAGCAACGAAGCGCAGGCGCCCACGTTCGCGTCGACGCCTGCTGCAAGCGCGCCCGCGTCACAGCCCTGA
- the amaB gene encoding L-piperidine-6-carboxylate dehydrogenase yields the protein MNASSILADLGIADATQAGDIAVHSPITGELIGRVASQSAAQVDTVLANAKQAFEQWRNVPAPRRGELVRLLGQRLREKKQALGSIITLETGKILQEGLGEVQEMIDICDFAVGLSRQLYGLTIASERPGHRMAESWHPMGTCVVISAFNFPAAVWSWNAALALVCGNAVVWKPSEKTPLTALAVNQILNEALKEFGDAPAGLTAVVNGGRDVGAKLVADPRASIVSATGSTEMGRTVGVEVAKRFGRSLLELGGNNAGIVAQTADQELALRGILFSAVGTAGQRCTSLRRLFVHDSVYDQTVERLKQLYAKVPIGNPLEKGTLMGPLIDKQSFARMQEALQQAAAEGGKVSGGERVEVKGYEGGYYVRPALVEMPSQTAVVLKETFAPILYVLRYKDFDDAIAANNAAHHGLSSCVFTTDLREAERFTSDSGSDCGIANVNIGPSGAEIGGAFGGEKETGGGRESGSDAWKAYMRRATNTVNYSSALPLAQGIDFNIG from the coding sequence ATGAACGCATCGAGCATCCTTGCCGATCTCGGCATTGCAGACGCAACGCAAGCGGGCGACATCGCCGTCCATTCGCCCATCACGGGCGAACTCATTGGCCGCGTGGCCAGCCAGTCGGCGGCGCAAGTCGATACGGTGCTGGCCAACGCGAAACAGGCATTCGAGCAATGGCGCAACGTGCCCGCGCCGCGCCGCGGCGAACTCGTGCGCCTGCTTGGCCAGCGTCTGCGCGAGAAGAAGCAGGCGCTCGGCAGCATCATCACGCTGGAGACGGGCAAGATCCTGCAGGAAGGACTCGGTGAAGTGCAGGAAATGATCGACATCTGCGACTTCGCGGTCGGCCTGTCGCGCCAGCTGTACGGTCTGACCATCGCATCGGAGCGCCCCGGCCACCGGATGGCCGAATCGTGGCACCCCATGGGCACCTGCGTCGTGATCTCGGCGTTCAATTTCCCGGCAGCCGTGTGGTCGTGGAACGCCGCGCTCGCACTGGTGTGCGGCAACGCGGTGGTCTGGAAGCCGTCGGAGAAAACGCCGTTGACGGCGCTCGCCGTCAACCAGATTCTCAACGAGGCACTGAAGGAATTCGGCGATGCGCCCGCGGGCCTCACGGCTGTCGTCAACGGCGGGCGCGATGTCGGCGCGAAGCTGGTCGCGGACCCGCGCGCGTCGATCGTCAGCGCGACGGGCAGCACGGAAATGGGCCGCACGGTCGGCGTCGAAGTGGCGAAGCGCTTCGGTCGGTCGCTGCTCGAACTCGGCGGCAACAATGCGGGCATCGTCGCGCAGACGGCCGACCAGGAACTGGCGCTGCGCGGCATCCTGTTCTCGGCAGTCGGCACGGCCGGGCAGCGTTGCACGTCGCTGCGCCGCCTGTTCGTGCACGACAGCGTGTATGACCAAACGGTCGAGCGTCTGAAGCAGCTCTATGCAAAGGTGCCAATCGGCAATCCGCTCGAAAAGGGCACGCTGATGGGACCGCTGATCGACAAGCAGTCGTTCGCGCGCATGCAGGAAGCGCTGCAACAGGCAGCGGCCGAAGGCGGCAAGGTGTCCGGCGGCGAGCGCGTCGAAGTGAAGGGCTATGAAGGCGGCTACTACGTGCGTCCGGCGCTGGTCGAAATGCCGTCGCAAACGGCCGTCGTGCTGAAGGAAACGTTCGCGCCGATTCTCTACGTGCTGCGCTACAAGGACTTCGACGATGCCATCGCGGCGAACAACGCGGCGCATCACGGCCTGTCGTCGTGCGTGTTCACGACCGACCTGCGCGAAGCCGAGCGCTTCACGTCGGATTCGGGTAGCGATTGCGGCATCGCGAACGTGAATATCGGACCGAGCGGCGCGGAAATCGGCGGCGCGTTCGGCGGCGAGAAGGAAACGGGCGGCGGTCGCGAGTCCGGCTCGGACGCGTGGAAGGCGTACATGCGGCGCGCGACGAACACCGTCAACTACTCGTCGGCACTGCCGCTGGCGCAAGGCATCGACTTCAATATCGGCTGA
- a CDS encoding 4-hydroxyphenylpyruvate dioxygenase family protein → MPSDLPTPADALKAVADPEHNPLGTAGIEFVEFAARHPQTLADTFVKLGFKPIARHISKDVTLFRQADMNFLLNAEPDSFAERYAEEYGVGICAIGIRVADAQRAYDRATELGAWSFEGERVGKGELTIPAIQGIGDSHIYFVDRWRGRGGQKGGLGDISIFDIDFRPIEPSTAQADLSHAGTGLIAVDHLTQTVGAGRMQEWIDFYRELLNFREIHELHANWHVSAESRVMVSPCGAIRIPLYEEGTRRTSLMHEYLPDHPGEGVQHIALATEDIFACVDQLLANGIELVEPPPAYYEQIDTRLPGHGVDIERLRRGRILVDGEIGADGVPLLFFQTFVRRREGDIFFEIVQRKGHHGFGEGNLSALAQARAVG, encoded by the coding sequence ATGCCCAGCGACCTGCCGACCCCTGCCGACGCGCTCAAGGCCGTCGCGGACCCTGAGCACAATCCGCTCGGCACGGCCGGCATCGAGTTCGTCGAGTTTGCCGCGCGCCATCCGCAGACACTCGCCGACACCTTCGTGAAGCTCGGCTTCAAGCCGATTGCGCGCCACATCAGCAAGGACGTGACGCTGTTCCGTCAGGCCGATATGAATTTCCTGCTGAATGCCGAGCCCGATTCGTTCGCCGAGCGCTATGCGGAAGAATATGGCGTCGGCATTTGCGCGATCGGCATTCGCGTCGCCGATGCGCAGCGCGCTTATGACCGCGCGACCGAACTCGGCGCCTGGTCGTTCGAAGGCGAGCGGGTCGGTAAGGGCGAACTCACGATTCCGGCCATTCAGGGCATTGGCGATTCACATATCTACTTCGTGGACCGCTGGCGCGGGCGTGGCGGCCAGAAGGGCGGCCTCGGCGATATTTCTATCTTCGACATCGACTTTCGACCGATTGAACCCAGCACTGCGCAGGCCGATCTGAGCCACGCGGGCACGGGCCTGATCGCCGTCGATCATCTGACGCAAACGGTCGGCGCGGGCCGCATGCAGGAATGGATCGACTTCTACCGCGAGCTGCTCAACTTCCGTGAGATTCACGAATTGCATGCGAACTGGCATGTGTCGGCGGAATCGCGTGTGATGGTGTCGCCGTGCGGCGCGATCCGGATTCCGCTGTATGAGGAAGGCACGCGGCGTACGAGCCTGATGCATGAGTATTTGCCGGATCATCCGGGCGAAGGTGTGCAGCACATCGCGCTCGCTACCGAGGATATCTTTGCATGCGTCGATCAGTTGCTCGCCAACGGCATCGAGCTGGTTGAGCCGCCTCCTGCCTATTACGAGCAGATCGATACGCGTTTGCCGGGGCATGGGGTCGATATCGAGCGCTTGCGGCGCGGCCGGATTCTGGTCGATGGGGAGATTGGCGCGGACGGCGTGCCGTTGCTGTTCTTTCAGACTTTTGTGCGGCGGCGGGAAGGCGATATCTTTTTCGAAATCGTGCAGCGCAAGGGGCATCACGGTTTTGGTGAGGGGAATCTCAGCGCACTTGCGCAGGCGCGGGCGGTGGGGTGA
- a CDS encoding class II aldolase/adducin family protein: MSDMTPQQAGYSSEEWTTRCELAALYRLVAHFRMTDLIDTHITARVPGPGHHFLINRYGVLFHEMRASDLVKIDRDGRVVEAADKVAADPKRYRVNAAGFTIHSAVHTARPDMRFVIHTHTSAGSAVSAQKQGLLPISQHALKFYGALAYHDYEGIALDLGERERLVADLGLCNAMILRNHGLLAGGKSVATAFQEIYFLERACQIQIDALAGNAELTLPPEHVRKLTASQFARDDEEGIAELAWESALRLIDNSVSDYRS, encoded by the coding sequence ATGTCCGACATGACCCCGCAACAGGCTGGATATAGCAGCGAAGAATGGACGACGCGCTGTGAGCTCGCCGCGCTGTATCGGCTGGTCGCGCATTTCCGCATGACCGATCTGATCGACACGCACATCACCGCGCGCGTGCCCGGTCCCGGGCATCACTTTCTGATCAACCGCTATGGCGTGCTTTTTCACGAGATGCGCGCGTCGGATCTCGTGAAGATCGATCGCGACGGGCGCGTGGTTGAAGCGGCGGACAAGGTCGCCGCCGATCCGAAGCGCTATCGCGTGAATGCGGCGGGCTTCACGATCCATTCAGCTGTGCATACCGCGCGGCCCGACATGCGCTTCGTGATTCACACGCATACGTCGGCCGGCTCGGCCGTGTCCGCGCAAAAGCAGGGCTTGCTGCCCATCAGCCAGCACGCGCTGAAGTTCTACGGCGCGCTCGCGTATCACGACTACGAAGGCATTGCACTCGATCTCGGCGAGCGCGAGCGCCTCGTCGCCGATCTCGGTTTGTGCAACGCGATGATCCTGCGCAATCACGGCCTGCTGGCGGGCGGTAAGTCGGTGGCGACGGCGTTTCAGGAAATTTACTTCCTCGAACGCGCGTGTCAGATCCAGATCGACGCGCTAGCGGGCAATGCGGAATTGACGCTGCCGCCCGAACACGTGCGCAAGCTCACAGCCAGCCAGTTCGCACGCGACGACGAAGAAGGCATCGCGGAACTGGCGTGGGAATCGGCTTTGCGGCTGATCGACAATTCGGTTTCCGATTACCGCAGTTGA
- the pcaH gene encoding protocatechuate 3,4-dioxygenase subunit beta has product MDDSILSPRDFPSHPAYVHSPYGSSVKRGPTRPLIPLKERLRDQRVPVYGAEDLGALDNDLTRNAAKNGEPLGERIIVTGRVLDEGGRPVRNTLVEVWQANAAGRYVHKNDQHDAPLDPNFLGAGRCLTDNEGRYRFMTIKPGAYPWGNHPNAWRPNHIHFSLFGDYFGSRLVTQMYFPGDPLLQYDPIFQGTPEGARDRLISRFTLDVTQENYALGYEFDIVLRGPNETPMER; this is encoded by the coding sequence ATGGACGATTCCATTCTGAGTCCGCGCGACTTCCCCTCGCATCCCGCCTACGTCCATTCGCCGTATGGATCGTCCGTCAAGCGCGGCCCGACGCGCCCGCTGATTCCGCTGAAAGAGCGCCTGCGCGACCAGCGCGTGCCCGTCTACGGCGCGGAAGACCTCGGCGCGCTCGACAACGACCTGACGCGCAATGCCGCGAAAAACGGCGAGCCGCTCGGCGAACGCATCATCGTGACGGGCCGCGTGCTCGACGAAGGCGGCCGCCCGGTGCGCAATACACTGGTCGAAGTGTGGCAGGCGAACGCCGCCGGCCGCTACGTGCACAAGAACGACCAGCATGACGCGCCGCTCGACCCGAACTTCCTCGGCGCGGGCCGCTGCCTGACCGACAACGAAGGCCGCTACCGCTTCATGACGATCAAGCCCGGCGCGTATCCGTGGGGCAATCACCCGAACGCGTGGCGCCCGAACCACATCCACTTCTCGCTGTTCGGCGACTATTTCGGCTCGCGCCTCGTCACGCAGATGTACTTCCCCGGCGATCCGCTGCTGCAGTACGACCCGATCTTCCAGGGGACGCCCGAAGGCGCGCGCGACCGGCTGATCTCGCGCTTCACACTCGACGTGACCCAGGAAAACTACGCGCTCGGCTATGAATTCGACATCGTGCTGCGCGGCCCGAACGAAACCCCGATGGAGCGCTGA
- a CDS encoding DUF72 domain-containing protein produces the protein MSIEVGTASWTDATLIKSGRFYPKGCTSAEARLRFYSSQFPMVEVDASYYAMPSAATSTLWAERTPEHFTFNVKAFRLFTGHQTERKFFPPDIQPLLPQNDKKNLYYRDVPPDIIDEMWRRFFEALEPLRTAGKLGAVLFQFAPWISTAPRDKSHVRHCADRMTPYLTAFEFRNASWLDDRNRESTLAFEREHSLVHVVMDAPEGVPNRAHTVWEATSPELVIVRLHGRNAETWSGSTTAAGRFNYDYTERELEEIAVPVREIAKRVGRTHVVFNNCFEDAAQRNAHSMIRILQQERFA, from the coding sequence ATGTCGATCGAAGTCGGAACGGCGTCCTGGACGGACGCCACGCTCATCAAATCCGGCCGCTTCTATCCGAAGGGATGCACGAGCGCCGAGGCACGCCTGCGTTTCTATTCGAGCCAGTTTCCAATGGTCGAAGTCGATGCGTCGTACTACGCGATGCCCAGCGCGGCGACCAGCACGCTATGGGCCGAACGCACGCCTGAGCACTTCACGTTCAATGTGAAGGCATTCCGGCTTTTCACCGGGCATCAGACGGAGCGCAAGTTCTTCCCGCCGGACATTCAGCCGCTGCTGCCGCAAAACGACAAGAAGAACCTGTACTACCGCGACGTGCCGCCCGACATCATCGACGAGATGTGGCGGCGCTTCTTCGAGGCCCTCGAGCCGCTGCGCACGGCTGGCAAGCTCGGCGCGGTGCTGTTCCAGTTCGCGCCGTGGATCTCCACTGCGCCGCGCGACAAATCGCACGTGCGGCACTGCGCGGACCGGATGACGCCTTATCTGACGGCATTCGAATTCCGCAATGCCAGCTGGCTCGACGACCGGAATCGCGAATCGACGCTCGCATTCGAACGCGAGCACAGCCTCGTGCACGTGGTGATGGATGCGCCCGAAGGCGTGCCGAACCGCGCGCATACCGTGTGGGAAGCGACGTCGCCGGAACTGGTGATCGTGCGGTTGCACGGCCGCAATGCGGAAACCTGGAGCGGCAGCACGACGGCAGCGGGCCGCTTCAATTACGACTACACCGAGCGCGAACTGGAAGAGATCGCCGTGCCCGTGCGCGAGATCGCGAAACGCGTGGGGCGCACCCATGTGGTGTTCAACAACTGCTTTGAAGACGCCGCGCAACGCAATGCGCATTCGATGATCCGTATCCTTCAGCAAGAGCGCTTTGCGTAA
- a CDS encoding helix-turn-helix domain-containing protein, giving the protein MDSSLTKTPESSTSDLGRRVRAARLAHDLTLETASRLCGVSRSTLSKIENGLMSPTFDVLQKIVVGLKIDLGELFGSTPKVNASGRRALTRKDAGQRHAYRGYQMELLATDLAHKAMLPFRIRITAHTLDAFDDWGRHEGEEFLYVISGSVCLYSELYAPTHLNAGDSLYFDSRTGHAAVSTSEEDAEVLWMATSADLPVSGGTASKK; this is encoded by the coding sequence ATGGATAGCTCGCTCACCAAGACACCCGAAAGCTCGACCTCGGACCTCGGCCGCCGCGTGCGTGCCGCACGGCTCGCGCACGATCTGACGCTCGAAACGGCCAGCCGCCTGTGCGGCGTATCACGCTCCACGCTGTCGAAGATCGAAAACGGCCTGATGTCGCCGACCTTCGACGTGCTGCAAAAGATCGTCGTGGGTCTGAAGATCGATCTGGGCGAGCTGTTCGGCTCGACGCCGAAAGTTAACGCGAGCGGCCGGCGCGCGCTCACGCGCAAGGACGCGGGTCAGCGCCACGCGTATCGCGGGTATCAGATGGAATTGCTGGCGACGGATCTCGCGCACAAGGCGATGTTGCCGTTTCGCATTCGTATCACCGCGCATACGCTCGATGCTTTTGATGACTGGGGTCGCCACGAGGGCGAAGAGTTTCTGTATGTGATCAGCGGCAGTGTGTGCCTGTACTCGGAGCTTTATGCTCCTACGCATCTGAATGCGGGGGATAGTCTTTATTTCGATAGCCGAACGGGGCATGCCGCGGTCTCGACGAGCGAAGAAGACGCTGAGGTCTTGTGGATGGCGACGAGTGCTGATTTGCCAGTTTCTGGTGGCACTGCATCGAAGAAATAG
- a CDS encoding H-NS family nucleoid-associated regulatory protein codes for MKEREEHRTLDLDGQARERLILWIRRRMDEFGITLEALEEALIADAAVPKYRDAFGHEWDGKGDRPDWLTRAINAGQDIEHFRV; via the coding sequence ATGAAAGAGCGAGAGGAACATCGGACGCTCGACCTCGACGGTCAAGCGCGAGAGCGGCTGATCTTGTGGATCCGTCGCCGCATGGATGAATTTGGCATTACGCTTGAAGCGCTCGAAGAGGCGCTGATCGCCGACGCCGCCGTGCCGAAATACCGCGATGCATTCGGGCACGAATGGGACGGCAAGGGCGACCGCCCCGACTGGCTCACGCGCGCCATCAACGCGGGTCAGGACATCGAGCATTTCCGCGTCTGA